A single genomic interval of Fibrobacter sp. UWB13 harbors:
- the epsC gene encoding serine O-acetyltransferase EpsC encodes MHELIQESEVEKAVQIIFDDYNRGKHIDNIDIYNRPDQAEIQTILQNLIRVVYPGHFRDRSHKIYNPKNSFAVLIEDTFYHLHKQVAIALDYCKLRGSMTSDERKIESYRICKEFFAKIPQIREFLETDLHAAFDGDPAAGCLDEIILAYPGLMATTIYRIAHELYLLHVPVLPRLMTEYAHSKTGIDIHPGATIGKYFFIDHGTGIVIGETAVIGKNVKIYQGVTLGALSTRGGQKLSGKKRHPTIQDNVTIYAGASILGGDTVVGENAIIGGNAFITRSIEANTRVSLKNLEMDYVSTTNSKHKTEELQQSDEWYYII; translated from the coding sequence ATGCACGAACTTATCCAAGAATCTGAAGTTGAAAAAGCCGTACAAATTATTTTCGACGATTACAATCGCGGCAAGCATATCGACAATATCGATATTTACAATCGACCCGACCAGGCCGAAATCCAGACAATTTTGCAAAATCTGATTCGAGTCGTTTATCCTGGACACTTCAGAGATCGTTCGCATAAGATTTACAATCCCAAGAACAGCTTTGCAGTTCTTATCGAAGATACGTTCTACCACCTCCACAAACAGGTGGCAATTGCGCTGGATTACTGTAAATTGCGCGGTTCCATGACCTCGGACGAGCGCAAAATTGAAAGCTATAGAATTTGTAAGGAATTTTTCGCCAAGATTCCGCAAATTCGCGAATTCTTGGAAACCGATTTACACGCCGCTTTTGACGGCGACCCTGCTGCCGGTTGCCTTGACGAGATTATCCTTGCCTACCCCGGTCTCATGGCGACAACCATTTACCGCATCGCCCACGAACTTTATCTTTTACACGTTCCGGTTCTCCCGCGACTCATGACCGAATATGCCCATTCCAAAACGGGCATCGACATCCATCCGGGTGCAACCATCGGCAAATACTTCTTTATCGATCACGGCACAGGCATCGTGATTGGCGAAACCGCAGTCATCGGCAAGAACGTCAAGATTTACCAAGGCGTCACGCTCGGCGCACTTTCAACTCGCGGCGGACAAAAGCTCTCCGGCAAAAAGCGTCACCCCACCATTCAAGACAACGTCACTATTTACGCGGGAGCATCCATTCTCGGCGGAGATACCGTTGTTGGCGAAAACGCAATTATCGGCGGCAATGCCTTCATCACGCGATCCATCGAGGCCAACACTCGCGTCAGCCTCAAGAATCTTGAAATGGATTACGTTTCAACCACCAATAGCAAGCACAAGACAGAAGAGCTCCAGCAAAGCGACGAGTGGTACTATATTATTTAG
- a CDS encoding family 2A encapsulin nanocompartment shell protein produces the protein MANEAEKNTGINALGAKAAYNLANVTKTKPQFGALTPKWLTKFLEFKGLETGLFRVNKVVEGQTPLDVLCSATKKSDIIPEGYVEYETEPREYKLNSISTIINVNTAIEDVYSSPYDQVQEQLGLAIESLRERQESQLINNDDYGLLKNVADSQRIQPLRADGRPTPDDLDELISKVWKEPSFFLAHPRAIAAFARECTRRGVPPVVVDLAGSRFLTWRGIPLVPTDKLLVDGVKNPKSQGGKTNILLVRTGEAKRGVIGLFQAGLKNEHSRGLSVRFRGIDNKGVASYLLSLYCSAAILADDAIAVLEDVEVGEYYDYE, from the coding sequence ATGGCAAATGAAGCAGAAAAGAACACGGGCATTAATGCCCTCGGCGCCAAGGCCGCTTACAACCTGGCGAACGTCACCAAGACCAAGCCGCAATTTGGCGCGCTCACGCCCAAGTGGCTCACCAAGTTCCTTGAATTCAAGGGTCTCGAAACAGGTCTTTTCCGCGTGAACAAGGTCGTCGAAGGCCAGACACCGCTCGACGTTCTTTGCAGCGCTACCAAGAAGTCTGACATTATCCCGGAAGGCTACGTCGAATACGAAACCGAACCGCGCGAATACAAGCTCAACTCCATCTCCACGATCATCAACGTCAACACCGCTATCGAAGACGTTTACAGCTCCCCGTATGATCAGGTTCAGGAACAGCTCGGTCTCGCTATCGAATCTCTCCGCGAACGTCAGGAAAGCCAGCTCATCAACAACGATGACTACGGCCTGCTGAAGAACGTGGCCGATTCCCAGCGCATCCAGCCGCTCCGTGCCGACGGCCGCCCGACTCCGGACGATCTCGACGAACTCATCTCCAAGGTTTGGAAGGAACCGTCCTTCTTCCTCGCCCACCCGCGTGCTATTGCCGCATTCGCCCGTGAATGCACCCGCCGTGGCGTGCCGCCTGTCGTTGTAGACCTCGCCGGTAGCAGATTCCTCACCTGGCGCGGCATTCCTCTCGTTCCGACCGACAAGCTCCTTGTCGATGGCGTGAAGAACCCGAAGTCTCAGGGTGGCAAGACCAATATTCTCCTCGTCCGTACTGGCGAAGCCAAGCGCGGCGTTATCGGTCTCTTCCAGGCCGGTCTCAAGAACGAACACTCCCGTGGCCTCTCTGTGCGTTTCCGCGGTATCGACAACAAGGGCGTTGCATCTTACCTCTTGTCTCTGTACTGCTCTGCCGCAATTCTCGCAGACGACGCTATCGCCGTGTTAGAAGATGTCGAGGTTGGCGAATACTATGACTACGAATAA
- a CDS encoding cysteine desulfurase yields the protein MTTNNPETRSLEELAGVPNAAELEQLANAYFPDLTDSAYAAPPAAPEAQNASAAQGVSAAQGAAAISQTPAFDWEHPFATYGDQPTSSAPFAYGGSSTDTWLNTVEAPAVPESQFASQLSDIPTAPAPAQGYSPKVVSKTQAAQNARPIDAPTSLGGDSVKTGSANSGSNSRNESIRIGSKTLAQIRSDFPILSKQINGHPLVWLDNGATTQRPQVVIDRLKYYYENENSNVHRGAHTLAAASTDAYENARNIVRDFIGAPSSQEVVFVRGTTEAINLVANAYVKPTLQPGDEIIVSILEHHANIVPWQLIAEETGAIIKVIPCDSTGQLKLHDYEALFTKRTKFVSVTHVSNVLGTVTPIEELIAIAHRHGVRILIDGAQSIAHIPVNVAALDADFFVFSGHKVFAPTGIGVVYGKKELLEAARPYHGGGNMIADVTFERTIYNGIPNKFEAGTGSIADAVGLGAALQYLTEIGMPCVFRWEHELLQYGLKELKTVKGLHLVGTALNKASALAFKLDGYSDEEVGKRLDAYGVAVRTGHHCAQPVLRHFGYESTVRPTLALYNSPDDIDALVRALKTFA from the coding sequence ATGACTACGAATAATCCAGAAACCAGATCGCTGGAAGAACTCGCTGGAGTTCCCAATGCGGCTGAACTGGAGCAATTGGCAAATGCGTATTTCCCGGATTTGACGGATAGCGCATATGCAGCACCCCCCGCCGCTCCCGAAGCGCAGAATGCATCTGCCGCTCAGGGCGTCAGTGCAGCTCAGGGTGCCGCAGCCATCAGCCAGACTCCAGCCTTCGACTGGGAACACCCCTTTGCGACCTATGGCGACCAGCCGACATCCTCGGCTCCGTTTGCCTATGGCGGAAGTTCTACAGACACCTGGCTCAACACGGTTGAAGCTCCTGCGGTTCCCGAATCGCAGTTTGCATCGCAGCTGAGCGATATTCCGACAGCCCCCGCACCGGCTCAGGGTTACTCCCCGAAGGTCGTGTCCAAGACGCAGGCTGCCCAGAACGCGCGCCCAATCGACGCTCCGACGTCCCTCGGTGGCGATTCTGTGAAGACGGGTTCTGCAAACAGCGGCTCGAATTCCCGCAACGAATCGATCCGCATCGGTTCCAAGACTCTTGCCCAGATCCGTTCGGACTTCCCGATTCTTTCGAAGCAGATCAACGGTCATCCGCTCGTTTGGCTCGACAACGGTGCAACGACGCAGCGCCCGCAGGTCGTCATTGACCGCCTCAAGTACTACTACGAAAACGAAAACTCCAACGTTCACCGTGGCGCTCACACGCTTGCTGCCGCATCGACAGACGCCTACGAAAATGCACGCAACATTGTTCGTGACTTTATCGGAGCTCCGTCTTCTCAGGAAGTTGTTTTCGTTCGCGGTACGACCGAAGCCATTAACTTGGTTGCAAACGCCTACGTGAAGCCGACGCTCCAGCCGGGTGACGAAATCATCGTCTCCATTTTGGAACACCACGCCAACATCGTTCCTTGGCAGCTCATTGCCGAAGAAACGGGTGCCATCATCAAGGTGATTCCGTGCGATTCTACTGGTCAGCTCAAGCTCCACGATTACGAAGCTTTGTTCACGAAGCGCACCAAGTTCGTTTCCGTGACGCACGTCTCGAACGTGCTCGGCACTGTGACCCCGATTGAAGAACTCATTGCCATTGCTCATAGACACGGCGTGAGAATCCTCATTGACGGCGCTCAGTCCATCGCTCACATCCCGGTAAACGTTGCAGCCCTCGATGCAGACTTCTTCGTGTTCTCTGGACACAAGGTGTTTGCACCGACCGGTATCGGCGTTGTCTATGGCAAGAAGGAATTGCTCGAAGCGGCAAGACCTTACCATGGCGGCGGCAACATGATTGCGGACGTAACGTTCGAACGCACGATTTACAACGGAATTCCGAACAAATTCGAAGCAGGTACCGGAAGCATCGCCGACGCTGTTGGCCTCGGTGCAGCCCTCCAGTACCTCACTGAAATCGGGATGCCCTGCGTATTCCGCTGGGAACATGAACTGTTGCAGTACGGCCTCAAGGAATTGAAGACAGTCAAGGGTCTCCACCTTGTGGGAACCGCACTCAACAAGGCATCTGCGCTTGCCTTCAAGCTCGACGGTTATTCCGACGAAGAAGTGGGCAAGAGACTCGACGCATATGGCGTTGCCGTACGCACCGGGCATCACTGCGCTCAGCCGGTTCTCCGCCATTTCGGCTACGAAAGTACCGTGCGCCCCACTCTCGCATTGTACAACTCACCGGATGACATCGACGCCCTCGTAAGAGCGTTGAAGACATTCGCGTAG
- a CDS encoding bifunctional indole-3-glycerol phosphate synthase/phosphoribosylanthranilate isomerase, producing the protein MSEDILQKIVRMRREDIDRLGLNFNIDIPEARRVGHTEFLGNAGAILEVKRASPSKGDIAPDLNPVELATTYAEAHAQAVSVLTEMNFFKGSLRDLIAVADLMERRRQQGLHTCAVLRKDFLLFEDEIDIAYRCGADAVLLIARILDDEQLVKMAQRAQKFGIQAFVEVREADDFRKLAVVTAALGDAAAKTIVAGVNSRDLATFHTDPLIPASVRSKLPAKAVFESGILSAADATYARNLGFTGILVGEAVAKNPPLAKDVVSAFESGCENARGQFWKKFAERKFANNETRAASSQDARPQDARRPLVKICGITREEDGLLAAELGADMLGFVFSTTKRLTTEEFVRNFAAKIRTCHPEPFDKLRNLNKVGEPVEPLLVGVITDPNSVEGKTAIKLAQEGVLDAVQFHGVDPHNSDALAESCSAALPYYCAACVGAPEDFDYVASLRKNGEPRILLDAKVEGIPGGTGKTIPESLLREKANGAPLWLAGGINPENVATICEKFHPELIDVSSGIEDAPGIKNHDKMKALFAEFAAK; encoded by the coding sequence ATGAGCGAAGATATTTTGCAAAAAATCGTGCGGATGCGCCGCGAAGACATCGATAGACTTGGACTGAATTTCAACATTGATATTCCCGAGGCGCGTCGCGTTGGTCATACTGAATTTTTGGGTAACGCAGGAGCCATCCTTGAGGTCAAGAGGGCTTCGCCATCCAAGGGAGACATCGCACCTGACTTAAATCCGGTGGAACTCGCCACGACTTACGCCGAAGCACACGCTCAAGCGGTCTCCGTGCTGACCGAAATGAACTTTTTCAAGGGTTCGCTGCGTGACTTGATTGCCGTAGCGGACTTGATGGAACGCCGCCGTCAGCAAGGTTTGCACACGTGCGCTGTTCTCCGCAAAGATTTCCTTTTATTCGAAGACGAAATCGATATCGCTTACCGCTGTGGCGCCGATGCCGTATTACTCATCGCCCGCATCCTCGACGACGAACAGCTCGTGAAAATGGCACAGCGTGCTCAGAAGTTCGGCATTCAGGCATTCGTTGAAGTCCGCGAAGCTGACGATTTCCGCAAGCTTGCCGTTGTGACAGCCGCTCTCGGTGATGCAGCCGCCAAGACGATCGTTGCTGGCGTCAATTCCCGCGACCTCGCCACATTCCACACGGACCCGCTGATTCCCGCAAGCGTTCGCAGCAAGCTCCCCGCCAAAGCCGTTTTTGAATCTGGCATTCTGAGCGCCGCCGATGCGACATACGCCCGCAATCTCGGATTCACGGGAATTCTCGTCGGTGAAGCCGTCGCCAAGAATCCGCCGCTCGCCAAAGACGTGGTCAGCGCATTCGAAAGCGGATGCGAAAACGCCCGTGGACAGTTCTGGAAGAAATTCGCCGAACGCAAGTTTGCCAACAACGAGACTCGCGCAGCCTCATCACAAGATGCGCGCCCACAAGATGCGCGCCGCCCGCTCGTGAAAATCTGCGGCATCACACGTGAAGAAGACGGTCTCCTCGCCGCCGAACTCGGCGCCGACATGCTCGGTTTCGTGTTCAGCACCACCAAGAGACTCACCACCGAAGAATTCGTGCGAAACTTCGCCGCAAAAATCCGCACGTGTCATCCTGAGCCCTTCGACAAGCTCAGGAACCTAAATAAGGTTGGTGAGCCTGTCGAACCACTACTCGTTGGCGTGATTACCGACCCCAATTCCGTCGAAGGCAAAACAGCCATCAAGCTCGCCCAAGAAGGCGTGCTCGACGCCGTACAATTCCACGGCGTTGATCCGCACAATTCCGACGCACTCGCGGAATCTTGCAGCGCAGCCCTCCCCTACTACTGCGCAGCATGCGTAGGCGCCCCCGAAGACTTCGATTACGTCGCAAGCCTCCGCAAAAACGGCGAACCCCGCATTTTGCTGGACGCCAAGGTCGAAGGCATCCCCGGCGGCACCGGCAAGACCATCCCCGAATCGCTCCTCCGCGAAAAAGCAAACGGAGCCCCGCTCTGGCTCGCCGGCGGCATCAATCCAGAAAATGTCGCCACAATCTGCGAAAAGTTCCACCCCGAACTCATCGACGTATCTAGCGGCATCGAAGACGCCCCCGGAATCAAGAATCATGACAAGATGAAAGCGCTGTTTGCGGAATTCGCTGCAAAATAG
- a CDS encoding DHH family phosphoesterase translates to MNKQTIFNNILSVCLSSALLCACGDSTSSDSNNEGEEFKNTVNALDWGSDTTFVIGHKTPDVDAVTSAMSYAALMRALGHNAVAKIVSPINRETAYIVEKFGFKVPEEMKSVKAGTRLILTDHAESAQSVEGVKEAKILQIIDHHIPGDLDEKVTSDTYVNRQIIGSACTIIWDLYKKADVKIDNDMAKILLAGILSDTRNLTKVASSTLDSSAWKSLIEQLKLSPDSVAKLSREMDDASHDYYGMTDKEIFLSDYKDYEIEGVKIGIASNDWYVDSTKKDFFKRLAAVMPEIAKEKKRDILFAKVDGHDPNPDPETAAETPFIESGSYTIIYATGDYEATAKKIAESAFGELFSEGVYFSAEKISRKSLMVPKITEYLEGKKK, encoded by the coding sequence ATGAACAAACAAACTATTTTCAACAACATTCTTTCCGTTTGTCTCTCAAGTGCACTTCTTTGCGCTTGCGGCGACAGCACTTCTTCTGACTCAAACAACGAAGGAGAAGAATTCAAAAACACCGTCAACGCCTTGGACTGGGGTTCCGACACCACATTTGTCATCGGGCACAAGACTCCTGATGTCGATGCCGTCACTTCGGCTATGAGTTACGCTGCGCTCATGCGCGCCTTGGGCCACAACGCCGTAGCCAAAATCGTAAGCCCCATCAACCGAGAGACCGCCTACATTGTCGAAAAATTCGGTTTCAAAGTTCCCGAGGAAATGAAATCCGTAAAAGCCGGTACGCGTCTCATCCTCACCGACCACGCCGAATCCGCGCAATCCGTCGAAGGTGTCAAAGAGGCTAAGATTCTCCAGATTATCGACCACCACATTCCTGGCGACCTTGATGAAAAAGTCACCTCCGACACTTACGTGAACCGTCAAATTATCGGTTCCGCCTGCACCATCATTTGGGATCTCTACAAAAAGGCCGACGTCAAAATCGATAACGACATGGCCAAGATTCTTTTGGCGGGCATCCTTTCTGACACGCGCAACTTGACCAAAGTTGCATCCTCGACTTTAGATTCGTCTGCATGGAAAAGCCTCATCGAACAGCTCAAGCTTTCCCCCGATAGCGTCGCCAAGCTCTCCCGCGAAATGGACGATGCGTCGCACGATTACTACGGCATGACGGACAAAGAAATTTTCCTCTCCGACTACAAGGATTACGAAATCGAAGGCGTCAAAATCGGAATCGCAAGCAACGACTGGTATGTCGATTCGACCAAGAAGGATTTCTTTAAACGTCTCGCCGCCGTGATGCCCGAAATTGCCAAAGAAAAGAAGCGCGACATTCTCTTTGCCAAGGTTGACGGACACGACCCGAATCCGGATCCGGAGACCGCGGCCGAAACACCGTTCATCGAATCGGGCTCCTACACCATCATCTACGCTACAGGCGATTACGAAGCCACCGCTAAAAAAATCGCCGAAAGTGCATTCGGAGAACTTTTCAGCGAAGGCGTTTACTTCTCCGCCGAAAAAATCAGCCGCAAGTCGCTGATGGTCCCCAAAATCACGGAATACCTCGAAGGCAAGAAAAAATAA
- a CDS encoding polysaccharide lyase family 1 protein, whose product MNYLLSKTIRVAATFAALAVTTAAVPAFAVTSPDFPMAGFATQNGGTTGGKGYSEVTVDNVNDLKSYAKAGNKIIYVKPGTYMGPVEVGSNVTIYGYQGAIIAQPTSGSAMKLSGSKNVIIRNLKFKGVGAHDDDDEDCLQVNHESKNVWIDHVDVYDGHDGNLDITNASDFVTISWTKFSYTSASSGHQFSNLIGNSKTKTSDRGHLNVTIHHTWWADGVVERMPRVRFGKVHVANNLFDSKNASYCVRAAIEANIRIEKNVFIGVQKALDLYTSDGAITAAQMISNYEENVKKQQAGTGTAFTPPYSMSLTDVSTQAKAYALRDSIKLYAGATLPDPGKSQTVTPASSSSEVQSSSSVAVSSSSIAKSSSSVAQSSSSQAVSSSSQGEVVSGTATLTKHGSGSAKQQVKQGESIEEFYFTVAGATGATVTGLPEGIVGTMKGSDFYISGKVAQNAAVGAYNFTITTTGATTNATKSGTITVIGANGEVAESSSSKVESSSSSEQGTTSLDVATIAPHFNVTVDGRVLTVQGTTQAAYLLDAQGRLMAKQSLSGDCSITVPRAGMYLLRVGNETRRITVR is encoded by the coding sequence ATGAATTATTTGCTTTCTAAAACGATACGTGTGGCCGCAACTTTCGCGGCTTTGGCTGTCACAACGGCTGCGGTTCCTGCGTTTGCGGTGACTTCGCCGGATTTTCCGATGGCGGGTTTTGCCACGCAGAATGGCGGCACTACGGGCGGCAAGGGCTACTCCGAGGTCACGGTCGACAACGTGAATGACCTCAAGAGCTACGCCAAGGCGGGCAACAAGATTATCTACGTGAAGCCGGGCACGTACATGGGGCCGGTGGAAGTCGGTAGCAACGTGACGATTTACGGTTACCAGGGCGCCATTATCGCGCAGCCTACTTCGGGCAGTGCCATGAAACTGAGCGGTTCGAAGAACGTCATCATCCGCAACCTGAAATTCAAGGGTGTGGGCGCACACGATGACGATGACGAAGATTGCCTCCAGGTGAATCACGAATCGAAGAATGTGTGGATTGACCACGTGGATGTCTACGACGGTCACGACGGCAACTTGGATATTACCAACGCCTCGGACTTTGTGACGATTTCGTGGACCAAGTTCAGCTACACTTCGGCATCGAGTGGTCATCAGTTCAGCAACCTGATTGGTAACAGCAAGACAAAGACGAGCGACCGCGGACACCTGAATGTGACGATTCACCATACGTGGTGGGCTGACGGCGTGGTCGAACGCATGCCGCGTGTGCGATTTGGCAAGGTACATGTGGCGAACAACCTCTTCGACAGCAAGAATGCGAGCTATTGCGTGCGAGCCGCTATCGAGGCGAATATTCGCATTGAGAAAAATGTGTTTATCGGTGTGCAGAAGGCTCTTGACTTGTACACGAGCGATGGCGCTATTACGGCTGCCCAGATGATTAGCAACTACGAAGAAAATGTGAAAAAGCAACAGGCGGGTACGGGAACCGCATTTACGCCACCTTATTCTATGAGCTTGACTGATGTGAGTACGCAGGCAAAGGCTTATGCCCTTCGCGATTCTATTAAGCTGTATGCAGGAGCGACGCTCCCAGATCCGGGGAAATCTCAGACGGTAACGCCCGCATCTTCTTCGAGCGAAGTACAGTCTAGTTCCAGCGTGGCTGTGTCTAGTTCAAGTATTGCGAAATCCAGCAGCAGTGTCGCGCAGTCCAGCTCCTCGCAGGCTGTATCTAGTTCCTCGCAGGGGGAGGTTGTTTCTGGAACGGCGACGCTTACTAAGCACGGCTCGGGTAGCGCCAAGCAACAAGTCAAGCAAGGTGAATCTATCGAAGAATTCTACTTTACTGTCGCTGGCGCCACGGGTGCGACTGTTACGGGACTCCCCGAAGGTATTGTGGGAACAATGAAGGGTAGTGATTTCTACATCTCAGGTAAGGTCGCTCAAAATGCTGCTGTGGGGGCGTACAACTTTACCATAACGACAACTGGGGCTACGACAAATGCAACCAAGAGCGGAACTATTACGGTTATTGGTGCAAATGGAGAGGTTGCAGAGTCTAGCTCTAGTAAAGTCGAATCAAGCTCTAGCTCGGAGCAGGGCACGACTTCGTTGGATGTCGCTACGATTGCTCCGCATTTCAATGTCACTGTCGACGGTCGAGTTCTTACCGTACAAGGAACAACGCAGGCGGCGTATCTCCTGGATGCCCAGGGCAGGCTTATGGCAAAACAGTCCTTGAGTGGCGATTGCTCGATAACCGTTCCTCGTGCGGGCATGTACCTCTTGCGAGTCGGTAACGAGACGCGACGCATAACTGTTCGATAA
- the trpA gene encoding tryptophan synthase subunit alpha: MNLMSHLIAGFPDAETSIAIADALVKGGANILEIQLAFSDPSADGPAIQTASTIALEKGYSTKQGLAIVKQIHERHPETPIYIMTYGSLAFTPGVENFVKMCKDAGVSACIIPDLPFDHDEGLTEACKKHGLENIPVAAPSMTKERLETMASAGFKYIYAALRAGTTGSETTIDQATLDFIDTVGKHGAKVLGGFGIRNGEQSKVLSKHVYAVVAGSVFVNIVLANEDTAEGRAKAIAAIEAKAKEIAGK, translated from the coding sequence ATGAATTTAATGTCTCATCTTATTGCGGGTTTTCCTGACGCTGAAACTTCTATCGCCATCGCCGACGCACTTGTGAAGGGTGGCGCCAACATCCTTGAAATCCAACTTGCCTTCAGCGACCCTAGCGCCGACGGTCCCGCCATCCAGACGGCATCCACCATCGCTCTCGAAAAAGGCTATTCTACCAAGCAGGGCCTTGCCATCGTGAAGCAGATTCACGAACGTCACCCCGAGACGCCGATTTACATCATGACTTACGGCTCCCTCGCCTTTACGCCGGGCGTCGAAAACTTCGTCAAGATGTGCAAGGACGCGGGCGTTTCCGCCTGCATCATTCCGGACTTGCCATTCGACCATGATGAAGGTCTCACCGAAGCTTGCAAGAAGCACGGACTCGAAAACATCCCGGTGGCAGCACCCAGCATGACCAAGGAACGCCTTGAAACAATGGCTTCAGCCGGTTTCAAGTACATCTACGCCGCCCTTCGCGCAGGTACAACCGGAAGCGAAACCACCATTGACCAGGCAACACTCGACTTTATCGACACGGTCGGTAAGCACGGCGCCAAAGTTCTCGGCGGCTTCGGCATCCGCAACGGCGAACAGTCCAAGGTGCTTTCAAAGCACGTGTACGCTGTGGTCGCAGGTTCCGTGTTCGTGAACATCGTGCTTGCCAACGAAGATACCGCCGAAGGCCGCGCAAAAGCCATCGCCGCCATCGAAGCAAAAGCCAAAGAAATCGCCGGCAAGTAA
- the trpB gene encoding tryptophan synthase subunit beta: MTSTTSNNGFFDKFGGKYVAEIIRRPLDDLEAAFNKYIHDPEFLEELRIIQRDYIGRETPLYFAPTATKLLGGAQIYIKLEGLANTGAHKINNAIGQCLLAKKMGKTRIIAETGAGQHGLATAAACAKLGLECVVYMGEVDVRRQQPNVATMEMYGAKVVPVTSGSRTLKDAVNEAMRDWATNFKNTHYVLGSALGPAPFPDIVRTFQSIIGEEVKRQAAERNIDIAAVVACVGGGSNSIGVFTPFINDANVRLIGAEAGGVGPNVGENAARMTGNASREGIVQGYKSRFLIDEDGQSMPTRSISAGLDYMGIGPQLAALGESGRVEFTAILDKEALEAVKFFARNEGILFALESAHAGAAAMKIAKELPKDKALVINMSGRGDKDIFITSPVFRPEKWKEFLKAELVRLENNEDIHDAEIMTRK, translated from the coding sequence ATGACCTCTACAACTTCTAACAACGGTTTTTTTGACAAGTTCGGCGGCAAGTACGTTGCCGAAATCATCCGCCGCCCGCTCGACGACCTCGAAGCGGCATTCAACAAGTACATCCACGATCCGGAATTCCTCGAAGAACTCCGCATCATCCAGCGCGACTACATTGGCCGCGAAACTCCGCTGTACTTCGCTCCGACAGCAACCAAGCTTTTGGGCGGTGCGCAGATTTACATCAAACTCGAAGGTCTCGCCAACACGGGTGCCCACAAGATCAACAACGCTATCGGTCAGTGCCTTTTGGCCAAGAAGATGGGCAAGACCCGCATCATCGCCGAAACAGGCGCCGGTCAGCACGGGCTCGCCACTGCCGCCGCTTGCGCAAAGCTCGGCCTCGAATGCGTGGTGTACATGGGAGAAGTCGATGTGCGCCGCCAGCAGCCGAACGTGGCCACCATGGAAATGTACGGTGCAAAGGTCGTTCCGGTCACGAGCGGTAGCCGCACGCTCAAGGATGCCGTGAACGAAGCCATGCGCGACTGGGCCACGAATTTCAAAAACACTCATTACGTGCTTGGTTCCGCACTCGGCCCAGCCCCGTTCCCGGATATCGTTCGTACCTTCCAGTCGATTATCGGTGAAGAAGTCAAGCGCCAGGCCGCAGAACGCAACATCGACATTGCTGCCGTTGTCGCTTGCGTCGGAGGCGGTAGCAATTCCATCGGCGTGTTCACGCCGTTTATCAACGATGCGAACGTGCGTTTGATTGGTGCAGAAGCCGGTGGCGTTGGCCCGAACGTTGGCGAAAACGCAGCCCGCATGACGGGTAACGCCAGCCGCGAAGGCATCGTGCAGGGTTACAAGAGCCGTTTCCTCATTGACGAAGACGGTCAATCTATGCCGACGCGCTCCATTTCCGCAGGCCTCGACTACATGGGAATCGGCCCGCAGCTCGCCGCCCTCGGCGAATCTGGCCGCGTGGAATTCACGGCAATTCTCGACAAGGAAGCTCTTGAAGCCGTCAAGTTCTTTGCACGTAACGAAGGGATTTTGTTCGCCCTCGAAAGCGCTCACGCCGGCGCCGCCGCTATGAAAATTGCGAAGGAGCTCCCGAAGGACAAGGCTCTCGTCATCAACATGAGTGGCCGCGGCGACAAGGACATCTTTATCACGAGCCCCGTGTTCCGCCCCGAAAAGTGGAAGGAATTCCTCAAGGCCGAACTTGTTCGCCTCGAAAACAACGAAGACATCCACGACGCCGAAATTATGACAAGGAAGTAA